A segment of the Lepus europaeus isolate LE1 chromosome X, mLepTim1.pri, whole genome shotgun sequence genome:
CCATCATCTGTGCGGAAGATGCAGAGGTCATAGCGGATGCCCTTCTGTACCACGCGATTGGGGCAGTCATAGCCACAGCGACAGCGGGAGTTGCACTCATAGATGGGCAGCCCGGCTCGTAGCCGCAcctggccctggtcattgtaggcaAACTTGTGCAGGGACGCCCCAGGGCAGCAGCCTCCAGCAGGTGCCGACAGACAGTCCTGGCACTCGCAGCCCACGGCTACCTGGTTGAGGGTGATGCCCTCCCCAACCCGGTACTCGTTGATGTACACAAAGGCCCGTGGGGGGCCGTCGAGGTCCACCTCATTCTCCACTGTGATGCGTCCCAGATGGTTGCGCTTGGCATTGAGCTCCTGCTCCCAGCGCCGAAGCGCCCGCCTCTGCTTGGCTTTCTGTACCAAATAGTTGGCCAAGCTTGGGTCCAGGTGCCGGGGTGGCTTTGACCGGTGGTGCCGCCGCAGCAGCTCCCTTTCTAAGTCCTTGTGGAACTGCTTGAGGATGCGCACGCACTTGAGATTCTGTCGGGGCTCCCAGGTGCTCTCTGAGTCTGGGTATCCGCGCCACTTTACCAGGTAGTACTCCTGTTCCTGTTGGGGGGCCAGGACGGACAGGGGCACTGTGAGTGGCAAGACCCTTGGGCAACCAGCTCTCGTGGGCTTCCATCCAAAGCTGACAGCTAACACCCACCCCATGCCCCACCCTTTTTCTGGACTGGGCCTGCAAGGAAGAGAACGAagttccaatcctgctctccccCTTAGTACTTGGCCAAATTTGAATCTGGAAGTGAATCTCTCAAACCCATTCCCTCCTGACAGCTTTTGCTCGCAGCCCCACCTCCCACATCTATCCCTTAGCGCCTCCTGCCAACCTCCCCTGCAAAATACATCCAGACTCTGATCCCTTCAAACCTTCATGACTGTCATCACCgtcagggctggcctgggccccCATTCCCACGGCCCCCCTCACCCCTACAGGCTGCCCtccacacagcagccacagcACATGCTAGTTCAACAGCCTGGGTACAAACCCTCAAGCTCCCTTAGCTTTGCTGCCTCAGGCATGCTATTTCAATGTGTTGGGCCACAGTGTGTAAAATAAgagctaatatttttttttctagcattCATTATGTAGTCTAAGCAATTTAGaataatatttactcatttaaccCTCACGAAGCTCTATGAGGTAGGTGCTATGgatcatccccattttacagatgaggaaagtaaAGTGCAGAGGGTTCTGGTAAGCCAGATTTAAACACAAGGCTTGCTGGCTCCGGCCTGTTCTTTTGACTCTCTTGCGGGTACCTCCTCTGACAGCAGTTAATACTTAACAGTTTCCAGGCACAGGGATTAAATGAGTCTCTGAGAGGAAGCGCCTGGTACACTGAAAGTGCCCGGTGACCATTAGCTATCACCAGCTCACTCCTGGGCTTAGCATCTCAATCTCTGCGACTGGTTTACCTTCCTAGGGATGTGGCACGAGACATTTACTTGGGGATTCATTCTGGCTTCTGCTCCCCTCAGAAAGCCACTTAGTTTTcctacctgtaaaatggggaggagagagaggctacTCATCCTAGTTTTCCAGGATCAGAAGAGAAATTTCCCTTTTAGGCACagattggggtggggggggacacaTAACCCAGTAGGAAGCCAACTTCCCAAGATCTACCCCCTTCCCCTAGGGCCCGGTCACTGCAGACTCACGCGGATCTTCTTGTAATCACACAGGTACTCGACTTCAAAATCATAGAGGTTCCTCTTAGAGATGCCAAGGGCAGGACAGGAGAGCTTGGCCAGGCGGCACAGGTCCTGCAGTTGATTCCAAGAAGACTTGCAACACACACTGCAGCCTGGAACGACAGGGCGGAAAGAATCATTACTGGGCAGCCTGACCTGGCCAGCCGCTCCAAATCCTCACTGGGCTACCCCAAGTCCTACCTAAGACGTAGTAAAATTGACCCCACAGGTCTTCCCCAAAGTGGAAAATTCTGCAACAGCAACCGGCCACTCCAGGGAACCCCAGTGCTGACTGCCCAAGGCTACCCCTGGGGCAGTGAACTTCAAAGTGCCGCCAAGTGCCATTTGCTACAGGGATTGGCCTAAAGGATTCTTCCCAGACCTTCAGACTCCCTCTACACTAGTCCTAAAACAACCTAGCTTCTGGATCACCTTTCTTTCCACTTTGCAAAAGAAAGGGACAAACCCCCCCCCCATCTCAGCAGGGTGCATtgcccagggagggggtggggaggggaggggattaAAACCTCCAGGGTACCAAACAAAGGCATAACTGGAAAGACTGGTCCTCAACCCCTTATCTGAAGCTCCTGGGCTAGATGAGCTTTAGAATTCAGCatttttttggattttagaaGTGTAGCTCTAGGTATGTCCTGTCCATTTGCAAACACTCCCAGCCTGGACAGGCACATCAAGCCATAATCAAGTGTACTGATAGCTCTGTAGCAAAAGTGCAAAAGGTTCACATTAAGTAGTTGAAATAAAGATGTAAGATAAGGTAACCTCACTGGACAGTCCTGCCTTATAATCAATCTCCTTTTGCCATGAATGGTGCCAAATTTAAGAAAAAGCTTTCAGTACTCAAGAGATTTTGGAATGATGAACACAGGACTGTGGAATGACACTATGTTACAGGAAGCTTCCTTGAATGGTTAGTCTGGGTACTTTAAACCTACAAAGTATGTTTCTTCCACACTGTATTCTGACTCTCTGTCTCAACCACATTTCTGTGAAAGGTGAAACCGCTCTGAAGTCAGCAACAGGCAAAGCAATCTAGGTTAGTGACATCCATTCTTTGAAACATCCCTGGAATCTTTCTGGGGCTACCAAGATCATTCAAGAccggatttttaaaaacaatgtatcCTTCTTTCTGATGCAAGGCACCTTCTTAATTAATATGCTTTAGAAGCCATTTTATCAAAGCATGTCACAGGGCACTTCAAGTCCACGTCCCACTTCGTCTTTCAAAACTGTCTAATATTTGCTACCTGCCTGCCATTACCAAACTCCAGCCTATTTAAACTCAGGACGAAACAGCCTAGATGTCAATCTAGAAATGTACAAGAGCTTTTCGTAATTATTCCGTGGGCTCCCCCCACACCCTAGGCAAGGCCTAGTGGAGACTCTGAGCCTGGGCCCACACTTTCCTCTCCTTGCGATGCAATCCCTTCGCATGCACGTGAAATCCGCCCCCCCCCAACCCTCTCAAGTGGTCCCTGTTAACACCTCCTGCCACGGGCTCAGGCGCGGACCACAGCTGGGCTCTCCTGCCCCGCAGAGGTCCCCCTCCCACTTGTGGAACGCACACTCCTCGCAGCTGTCCGCACACAGAGGAGCTCCCCCAACATGGTCACCCCGCTTTCCTCGCACATGGGGGGAGTCCGGCTCTCCCAAGAAGGAAGCTCCTATTCCCCTCTGCTGGAGGAACCCTCTCCCTTGAAGAGCCCCCCTGGGGGTCCGTcgccccttctcttccctccccttccgGCGTCTCGCGTGGACACCGTACGGGTAACGGTCACCGGGGGCCGGTTTTCCCGCGCGCGGGCGAGGCCTCCCCGACAAGCCCCTGCGCGTGCGCGCGCCGCTCCGGTCGCGATCTGCGACGCGCGCGCCCCGCTCCCGCGTCCCCACTTAGCCCCGCGGCCACCGCGTTCCGAGGAGCGCGCCCCCTCccctcagccccgcccagccccgcgcGCCAGGCCCGCGCTCCCCGAGCCCCTTCCTTTCTGCGCCGGGTTTCCGGCTCCGGGCTCCGTGGCCTCGGACGCCAGGACCCCGAGCCCGCGACGCCACCCCTCCAGCCCACCCGGCCCGGCCAGCGAGCCCGCGCCTCTGCCGCCACTGCTTCACCTTTTAAATTTTCCGCCATCTTTCCCCACGGCTAACGACATTCGGGCCTAGCCGGCCTCGCGAGAAGAGAGCTCGCGCGGGCGTGGCCGGGAACGCGCAGCCTATTGGCCGCGCCTCCCCGCGAGCAGCACCGGCGAGGACCAACCGGCGAGCCGTGACCGGACCCCTCCCCGCCACCCGGCTCGGTCCCGGAGGCGGGTGCTCGCCGCGCTTTCCCAGAGTGCGtctgggcggcggcggcggcagcggtaGCGGTAGCTGAGGGTGCCTGAGGCCCTGCCCGTTCGCCGGTCTGTCTGTCACGCTGGTAGCCAATCACGTCGTCAGCCAGTCGTACGGGGGATTCTCCGTCCTGTCAGACCCCCAATTACCTCCGTCAGTCAGTCCGTCACCACATTTTAACCCCAAGCAGGCCGTGACCCAGCGTGGAGCAGCGCCACGGACAGCTGCCCAATCAGTTGCCCTATTCAAATAGGCGATGGGTCAGTCTCCCCAGGCAGGTGTCTCGCCAGACCCCGCCTCCTTCACATGCTCTGTCAGTCAATGGCAGCATCCGTTTGTGCCTTGGGCCAGCTGCGACTCCCTGGAGGCAGGCCCCCGGCTGTTAGCCAGACTGCCCTTCCCACAGACGGTCCCCGCAATGGCGCAGGCCAGTCAAGCAGCCCTTGCCCTGGGACCAGCTCCTAGGTAGATCCTCTCATCAGCTCCGGCATCCAGCCTTGgccgcaggcaggcaggcaggcaggctgtgaTTAGGTCAGGACAAGCTGCCGTTGGTTACACCCCACGCACACCACCCAGCTAGGTCCCAGAGCAGAGCCATAGCAACTAGAGGGACAATTATGTTTCCATGCCACCTGTCATTGGCTCAGCCAGCCTGGCCTTTCCCAGGCGACTCATCTCAGCCTCGGGCAACGGACCATGGGTCCTTCAAACCAGCCACTGCCCTCTGCTTTTCCGCACCCCTGGGAGAGGCTGGCATCCTGTTAGGGCACACGGCCCATAACCACATAGAACCATCGAGGCAGGCAGCTATGCTGGTCTTGCTGCTGGCCAGCTGGCCTGTGACCCATTCCACCTGCCTCTCATCGTAGTCAGTAGCCCACTGATCTCAGCATCTAGAGGGTGACAGGTCAGCCAGCAGAGCATGGAGCCAGGCCCTTGTGTGCCGTGATTCAGTGGAGGTGGACCGTTGGTGGCAGATTTCATTTCTCCATTCCCTCAGGCCAGGCCTGATTCCTGTGGCTCCTCTGCCTCTTAGTCCCTGTGTTACATAGTGCACCAAACAGTCATGCAGTTAACTcaacagatattccatctgcctACCAGTCCAGGAACATGGCTGGCCTGTCTGACATTCTACCCTGCCTGCCACGAATCCAACAGTCAAGGGCTTAGCTAAGTCCTACTTCAGTCCCCTAGCCCTATTTTAGAACAGAGAGTAGATGCTGGTTCTCAcgtcccaccccccaccccccagtctccTTGGACAGACAGGGCCCTCCAGGGACATGACAGTGATGGAAGACATGACCGCTGGCCATCTGGGCCTGGAGAGGAGATTTAAGAGCCTGGGTTCTGGAGCCTGGCTACCTGACTGCTTGGTTCTACCAGGCACTCAACTGTGTGGCCACAGGCAATTTTCTCACCTGTACCACCTCAAATGAGTGATTCTGGCGTGGGTATTTCCCACTCATCTGAAAAATGAATCTTTCTGGATTAACACCTTTGTAGGAGACCTCAAAGGTAAGAGCTTGTCCTATTACGACTGTGTCCTATTTCCAGCTATCTGTCCATTTAGCCTTAATTTAGTTCCTACTGTATATCCTGCTCTGCCCAAAGTTCAGGCCAAGGCAAGTTTTATTCATTGCAAGTGGCACAGATTTGGCCTATTTTCATGCACACCTCATACTGGAGTGTAGCACACATACATAAAAGCACATGACCATGGGTGCATGGTGTGATGAATTTTTCACAAGCTAACATACATGTGGAGTCAGAGTGTGGGTTATAAAACATCATCAGccagggctagtgttgtggcataatgagtaaagccactgcctgcagtgccggcatcccatatgggtgctggttcaagtcctggctgtttcacttccaatccagctctctgctatggcctgggaaagcagtggaagatggcccaagtctttgagcccctgcacccatgtgggagacccggaagaagcttctgactcctggcttcggatcagcccagctctggccattgcagccatctgggggagtgaaccagcggatggaagacctctctctctctctgcctctgcctctctgtaactctttcaagtaaacaaataaaatattttttaaaaaatcatcagccAGGGCATCTAAATCATTTAACTGAAATCAGCCTGCATCTTACAAGTGCAGTGGGCCCGGTAAGATGGTGTCACCTAATGACATTGCACCCATCTTAGTTTGGGTAAGTACACATTATGATGTTCACGCAACAAGAAAATCACCTAACAATGCATTTCTTGGAATATGTCCCCATCCTTAATTGATGCATGACTGTACTGGTTGAGTCATAATTTAAATGGCAgcactttttttttgtctttcttagtaatacataaaataatggtGCATTTTGTAGTCAATGATGACTCAGGATCACTGAAGTCCAGCAATAAcgataacaacaacaacagctgTGAAAATAGCACCTGACATTTCCAGAAGCCTGCAAGGATCCTGACACTTGGCAGAATCGCCTGGTTTAATTCCCAGTGCAGTCCcatgaggaaaatatttttatcccCATATTAAGGactgaggaaactgagacccTGAGGGATCAAGCAAGTTgttcacagttcttttttttctttttaatttgaaaacagagagagagagagaaagagagagagagagagagagagagagagagagagaaacatgctcttccatctgctgattcactcccccaaatgtccacaacagctgcggctgggataggccaaggtcaggagcccagaacttgatccaggtctccgaagtgggttgcaggaacccaagcaagcAGGACTGggtctcgaacccaggcactttggcctTGAGTGTGGGCACATCTAGACTGCgtgtgccaagcacctgcccctcacAGTCAACTCTTCTACCCAGCACTTACAGCAGTTCAGAGGTTGtgggatggaagttctcttccaGAAGAGGGGAAATAAGTGACACTGACAGACCCTGCTCCCTAGACCAAGTGTCCATCTGCCTGCCCGCGGTGGGGTGGGGAAGTGGAGACAGgggtgaagaaatgaaaaaattacgGAACTAGAGACTGCCTCCTTCTCTAGCTCAGGGCAAATGTCCTTGTCCTCAGGGAATTCTTAAGGGGCAAAGCTAGCTCCCGtgccctccatctccctccctcacaGCTCCCAccatctccctcattctctccctcttcaaCACCCCACTGCCACCCGCGCTTCCATGGCTCAGAAATTCTTCCACTGGTCTTGCAGAAGAGGCCTCCCCTCTCTGGGTTCCCCTTCCCCTTCATCTTCCTCCCCtattccctcctcttcctcctgtaaaggaaaatatttgagaaCTTGAACCCCCTAGATTTCAGAAATAGGAAGGCATAGGGGCCTCAAGTCTAGGCTTTGATATGCCAGAGCTTCGAATTACTCCCTGGAAATAGCTGTAAGCaccagacagacagagctcctatgccctggtttactccccagatgctagcAACTGCCAGGCtagcccaggcagaagccaagagccagaacctccactcaggtcttccacatgggtgacagggacccaagcacttgcgccatcaccgctgcctctcgaggttctgcattagcaggaagctggagtcgggaaggGAACTGGACATGGAAcccagatgtgggatgtgggatgcaggtgtcctaaccacGAGGCCAGATACCCCAAGGCCAGTTTTGAGGTACGCCTttttggggggaagggagggagcaagtcctggaggagaaggaggaggatgaggaggggtGGGGATCATTTAAATGGTGTGATCACCACttagagatgaggaaacaggctcagCGCCTGAGGCGGCTTGCTCCTGTTCTGGACCAGATCTGTGTGATCTTCTGTTGCAACTGGGTAGTGGTTTGCACCGGGAACCGGACAGAACTGAATTTTACAGTTGAAAGGAGCATCCTGCCCAACAGGTTCCTGCTGTATGAGTTGTGTACACAGAGAGTAGGGAGATTTGGTCATCAAGTGTGTTCTTGATCTAGTATTGTGCTCACTGAAAGCtgagcacaatttttttttttttaataattaagtaCATGATCACCACACCTGGCCTCACACCAAGTTTGTcttacctcagggcctttgcactggctatTCCAGAAGTTTAGACTGCTTTTTCTCCCAAATATTCTAATGGCCCATCCTCTGTTTCGTTAGGTTCAATACAACTGTCACCTCCTCCAAGCGCCTTCCCTTTGCGCTCCATTTGAATGGTATACCACAGCACTCATCAtggtctgtaactctcctttatttctgtttggttctttcttCCTTGTCTGTCGCCCTAGGAGAGTGATTCCAACCCTATGAGGGCagcaatttctttttctgtactTCTTCCTCATTCCTTCATTCCTAGCCCCTGAAGTAGTGCCTGGAAATAAATGTGGAAAGAAATACAGGCAAAATGGCTGAGGgcataaaagaacaaataaatgaatatatccaTGTgaggctaaataaataaaatgagatagaTCCACAAAAGGGACTTTGGGGAGAAAGGACCCCTAATTCTCACACTGGAAATGCAATCAAACACATTAGGGAAGACAAAAAGaccatgactttattttttacttaaaaatcctTGAGTGAAGAGGACtgagaatttatatatatatatataaaaaggccCTTGGTATTGGGAGGGTGAGTGTGGGGACCAGGCAGGGAGAACAGCAGCCAAAGTAGGGGTCGGGGAAGAAATGGGATTTGGGGGTCTGGGGTGcagagtgggggctgggaggcaggggcagtaGAGAGCAGAGTAGGGAGTGGGCAGTGACTCAGTCGTCCCACTCATCGTCTTCATCCTCATCGCCGGCCTGGTCCTCTCCTTCGTCTGAAAGGAGACAAGGATTCAGAGGGAGTTCagcttggtggggggggggagttcaAAGGCCCTGGAGGGCTGAGGGGTATTCCTAAGGTCAAGTTAGGGTTTCTGTTTGGGACAAGATAGGCATTATAGTCGGGAAGTCTGTTCTAGTTGGAGCTGAAATTAATATGGTATTGTTCAAAATATGGTTAGTCTGGGGCCTGGCATTTTAGTTTTGGGGCCTTTTGTTTGTCTGCTTACTACACTTgaccttagccaaaaggccaagaagtgaaatttttgttgttgttgttttttaaagatttatttatttatttgaaaggcagagtgagagagagagagagagatcttccatctgctggttcactctccagatggctgccaatggccagagctgagccaggccaaagccaggagcctgggattccatctaGGTTtcacacacaggtggcagggaccccagcacttgggccattttctgttccttttccaggccattaatggggagctggatcgacagtggagcagctgggatacaaaccagaaCGATATAGGCTGCTAGTATCACAGGCAGCATATTTATCCATTACCCCACAACTccagccacagctgctccacttctgatccagtgcctgggaaagcaccagaagatggcccaagtgcttgagtccctgcctcccacctgggagaccccagtggacttccaggctcctggctttggcctggcccagccccacctagtgcagccatctggggagtgaaccagttgatggaagattctctctctctctctctccctccctgtgactcctctgtaactctgcctttccaataaaatgttgaaaaataacGCTTTAAGAAACATTTCCAAAAAACATGGTTAGTCGGGATATTGTCACACAAAGGGTTAATGTTAACCCATTTGTCACTTAATGGGGCAAGTGTAAATGCTGTTAGTGAAGGTGGggtaatttatttttgcttaatgGTGGGTTAATGTTAATCTTTTTAACCCATAATGGAGTTTAATGATAAAATTGTCAAATGATGAGGCTGGTTATAATGCTGTCATATAATGGAATCGCATTAATCTTGTGGACACACTTTGGGGTTAATGTTATTGTCAAAGTTGGAGTTAATTGTATCATTGTCCCCTAATAGGTTGAAATTACTATTATCTTCATATCATGTGTGAAGGATAGTATTGTTGCCACAATAGGAGGTTAATATTAGCATTATtgttgaaagatggagttagcTACTATTATCATGGGTTCATATAAAGCTGTTGGTACAGGAAGTTAAAGTTAGTGTGTCAGATGGCACTCTTTAAAATAGGATTGTCACATACTAGGCTGATGTTAATAGGGCTGAATACAGGACAACATTAATGCCGTGGGCACACCCCTAATGATAATAATAGTTAATATTACATTAATACTATTGTCAAAGGAAAGAGTTATATTATGGTCATATACTGTCTAAATATTACCACTAAGGAGACTGATCTAAGACTCTTTGATACTGTTACCCACAGACATATATAATGTTTCTATTGATGGGGACTGCCTGAGATGTTTGCAGGCCAAGGCTAGCCCTGGCAACCAGGTTCAGGGTCTCGGCCTGACAGGCTCACCGGAAGAGTGGATGGCCCTGCTTCTTTTCTGCATCACGTGCATCAGGGCGCCCACCAGCCCCTCGGAGGTCTGCGGTGGCGGCTGCAGGGCTGAGCTCTCTGGGGCCCCGGGAGTCTGCAGCAAGGAGAGTTTCAGTACTTCTTCTGCCCCTTCTTTGTAATTTTTCCTCCCACACATCAATCCCTTTCAAGGCTCCCCACCCACCTCCCAAGCTTAGCACTAAACCCCAAAGCCTGGCACCCCCATCAGTCTCAGCCTCCGCCTCCCTATATGCTGACTTGCACCTGACACCCCAGAGTCCCAGACCCCAGTCCTTCCTCCTGCCGGTCCTCACCTTGTTCAGCTGAATTCCCTGCCGGATTTGATCCAAAAGCGCCCCCCGACCCCCTCCAGAGGCCAAGCAGCCCCCAGACAACGGAGcaagtgggggcgggggaggcactGGCCCATCCCCGGAGCTGGGGggtggcggtgggggagggggcgggggaggtggaATGGGCGGCCCCCCAGCTCCAGGGGGCGGAGGGGGCGGTGGTCCAGATCGGCCAGTGGctggagggggtggtggtggagggccCCCtcggcctgggggtgggggtcctgggggtgggggtcctcggGGCGTGGGTGGGGGCGGAGCACCCCCTAAAGGTACAGGGGGTAGTGGACCAGAACGGCCTTTGTTACCCCCCACCAGAGGGGGTCTGGGGGGCTGGTTCCCTCCTCGGGATGGCGGTGGGGGCGGCTCTGTAGGGGGAAAATAACACACAGTTGCTATTATTGCTTTCTTCCAGGCTTCAGTTttgttcatttgtaaaataggtCCCTCCGCCTGACCAATTCCCCATTCAAGCAGAACAGGGGGTTCTGCGAGGACTGGGTGGCTTCAGGGCTGGAGAAGAAGGGGGTGTAGTGAAGGGGCCTCACCTTGGCGCCTCATCTCCTGCCGCACAGCCTCCAGCCCGCCCTGGTCCTCGATGAAGTCATAGATGAGTTTGGAGGTCTCTGCATCAGTGAGTTGAGCCTCACTGATTCCTGCCCTGGAGAACAGGCTCCGCAGATCCGGGTCCAGGTTGTTCACCTGCCCCGGAAAAGGACCCGGGCAGGGGTGAAGGAATAAGGTGAGGAGGGAGAGGATAGGAATTGTCATTGGGTCCCTCCTGGCCAGGGATGTGGGAAGCATGGGGTTTGGATATGGGCTCTGAGCAGTGATCTATGAAAAGGTGGGTGGAAGTTGAGTGGGAACCAAGGGACTTTGGAGTTACTCACGTCAAATCCATTCTGGGGGTCCCACCCCACGTGGCTGACATGTCTGGAGGAGGTGAGGAGACTCCAGTGAAGCCCCACtgccctttctttcctcccttcctagTGAGCCCTCCTACCCTCTCCTGCTCCAACAGATCCTGAGCGGCAGAATTAGTGAAGGAGTCTAAACAAGTGCATGAGTGTGATCagtagtgagagaaagagaaggggtctGTAGGTTTGATGTCCGTCTGTCTACCTGTCTTCCCACCATCTACCCACTCAGTTATCCACCTATCCATTCACACCCATCCTTTGCATCACTGATCTCTACAGACATCAGCCCCTCCCCATAAGCCCACACATGAGCCACCCCTACCATTTGGCCACTTGTCCACCAATCTGTCCTCACACACACTTGtccgtccacccatccatctacccttGTGCCCCCCTTTCCATCCTGCCATTCATTTTTCTGCCTATTCAACCACATAATTCTGTTCACTTATCTACGGAACTGTCCATTCACCCACAAATCTGACCACCTCTCCATTCCTATCCACCTTGTCTGTGAATCATTCAGCTTATAATGTCCACACACTCATCCGCTCAGCCATCCATCTACCTGTCCACCACTGAAGTCATCtacccatctatccacccacctactcattcattcatctacccatccatccacccttcCACTCATCCACTTCCTGCACCATCAACCTCGCTCGTCCACCAGTCTACCAAGGATGGGACTAAGGTAAGACGAGACAGGTGCCAAGGCTACAAAATTTAAGGAGGCACTCACTCTCTGAGGCATGAATTCCAGTTGCACGACCCTAAGAGCAACTGCCTCCTTGAATTTTGCATGGTATGTGACTTATTTGCCTCTCTGTAGTCCCTTCCTTGCAGCCAGCTGCTCATCCATCTgacagttcttccatccaccTAGCTGTTCAGCTCTTCATAAgccccccatccatccatccccagGAATTGGTAGATCTACTGGGGAGAGGTTCTCACTTGAATCCACTGGGTGCCCCAATATCTGCTTTGCTGATCTTCTTCTTTCCGGAGCGTTTCTTatcagctgggccaggagcaggtgctgggagCCCACGGTAGCGTGAACTCGTGATGTCAGGATTCTGGATGTCCACTGTCACCAGCCCCAAGGACAGTGGGCCAGTTTGTGGGCCTATGGAGAAAATAAGGTGATTGGACCATTTACCCACTTACCTACCAACCAAGTATGGGGGCAAGAAACAGGAAGActgtagtgggggggggggagcggttCATGGAGAAAATGAGTGAGGGGTCCAAGTGGTACAATGTAGAAATGGGTGGATCCCATAAACCATTAATAACCATTTAATTCATGCTTATCAAAGTATTGACTCAGTCATTCACTTACTCATTAATTAATTTGTTAAATTATTCATTCACTGACCCAGTTTTTCATCCAATCATTGCTTTCTTCACTAACTGGAATTTTATGTCATTTGTTCACTGTTCACTCACTTACTCACTTCCTAATTCATGCAGTCTCCCATATCATCCATTTATTCACGAACCCATTCACTTACACATCTACATACCCAGTCATGTATCTGTTTATGCTTTCAGTGTCCCACGGATTCATCCCCTCCTCTCAGCCATCTATGTGCCACCTGTCTATGCACATATTCATCCAGCCACACGTCCATGAACCTGCTCATCCATCCACATACCTATCTGTCTGCCCCTCCATTCACCCACTTATCCAtccaagagacacagagaagaat
Coding sequences within it:
- the WAS gene encoding actin nucleation-promoting factor WAS, yielding MSGGPVGGRPGGRGAPEVKQNIPSSLLQDHENQRLFEMLGRKCWTLATAVVQLYLALPPGAEHWTKEHCGAVCFVKDNPQKSYFIRLYGLQAGRLLWEQELYSQLVYSTPTPFFHTFAGDDCQAGLNFADEGEAQAFRALVQEKIQKRNQRKSGDRRQLPPPPAPANEERRGGLPPLPSHPGADQGGPQTGPLSLGLVTVDIQNPDITSSRYRGLPAPAPGPADKKRSGKKKISKADIGAPSGFKHVSHVGWDPQNGFDVNNLDPDLRSLFSRAGISEAQLTDAETSKLIYDFIEDQGGLEAVRQEMRRQEPPPPPPPSRGGNQPPRPPLVGGNKGRSGPLPPVPLGGAPPPPTPRGPPPPGPPPPGRGGPPPPPPPATGRSGPPPPPPPGAGGPPIPPPPPPPPPPPPSSGDGPVPPPPPLAPLSGGCLASGGGRGALLDQIRQGIQLNKTPGAPESSALQPPPQTSEGLVGALMHVMQKRSRAIHSSDEGEDQAGDEDEDDEWDD
- the SUV39H1 gene encoding histone-lysine N-methyltransferase SUV39H1 isoform X2, with the translated sequence MAENLKGCSVCCKSSWNQLQDLCRLAKLSCPALGISKRNLYDFEVEYLCDYKKIREQEYYLVKWRGYPDSESTWEPRQNLKCVRILKQFHKDLERELLRRHHRSKPPRHLDPSLANYLVQKAKQRRALRRWEQELNAKRNHLGRITVENEVDLDGPPRAFVYINEYRVGEGITLNQVAVGCECQDCLSAPAGGCCPGASLHKFAYNDQGQVRLRAGLPIYECNSRCRCGYDCPNRVVQKGIRYDLCIFRTDDGRGWGVRTLEKIRKNSFVMEYVGEIITSEEAERRGQIYDRQGATYLFDLDYVEDVYTVDAAYYGNISHFVNHSCDPNLQVYNVFIDNLDERLPRIAFFATRTIRAGEELTFDYNMQVDPVDMESTRMDSNFGLAGLPGSPKKRVEQF
- the SUV39H1 gene encoding histone-lysine N-methyltransferase SUV39H1 isoform X1, with the translated sequence MAENLKGCSVCCKSSWNQLQDLCRLAKLSCPALGISKRNLYDFEVEYLCDYKKIREQEYYLVKWRGYPDSESTWEPRQNLKCVRILKQFHKDLERELLRRHHRSKPPRHLDPSLANYLVQKAKQRRALRRWEQELNAKRNHLGRITVENEVDLDGPPRAFVYINEYRVGEGITLNQVAVGCECQDCLSAPAGGCCPGASLHKFAYNDQGQVRLRAGLPIYECNSRCRCGYDCPNRVVQKGIRYDLCIFRTDDGRGWGVRTLEKIRKNSFVMEYVGEIITSEEAERRGQIYDRQGATYLFDLDYVEDVYTVDAAYYGNISHFVNHSCDPNLQVYNVFIDNLDERLPRIAFFATRTIRAGEELTFDYNMQVDPVDMESTRMDSNFGLAGLPGSPKKRVRIECKCGTESCRKYLF